The following are encoded together in the Lathyrus oleraceus cultivar Zhongwan6 chromosome 3, CAAS_Psat_ZW6_1.0, whole genome shotgun sequence genome:
- the LOC127126945 gene encoding phospholipase A(1) LCAT3, with product MGFCPCFGDEISEQAPLADRDPVLLVSGMGGSILHSKPKKFGLTTRVWVRIFLADLEFRKKIWSLYNPKTGYTETLDKKSDIVVPDDDHGLYAIDILDPSWFVKCVHLTEVYHFHDMIDMLVGCGYVKGTTLFGYGYDFRQSNRMDKLMDGLKLKLETAYKASGGRKVNIISHSMGGVMILCFMSLCRDAFSKYVNKWIALACPFQGAPGCINDSLLTGLEFVEGLESYFFVSRWTFHQLLVECPSIYEMLANPDYKWKKNPEIKVWRKHKKDGNENISLESYGPTQSISVFEEALRHNELKYNGKSIPLPFNTTIFKWATGTRQVISNAKLPNGVCFYNIYGTSFETPFDVCYGSEKSPVEDLSEICETLPQYSYVDGDGSVPVESAKADGLEAVERVGVCADHRGLLRDQTVFKLIQKWLGVEPVVSKQFETSKVADANTINPMVL from the exons ATGGGTTTCTGTCCGTGTTTTGGCGACGAAATATCCGAACAAGCACCACTAGCGGATCGTGACCCGGTTCTACTCGTTTCGGGCATGGGTGGCTCCATTCTCCACTCAAAGCCCAAGAAATTCGGATTAACCACTCGTGTTTGGGTCCGAATCTTCCTCGCTGACTTAGAATTCCGAAAGAAGATTTGGTCCCTTTACAATCCCAAAACAG GTTATACTGAAACGTTAGACAAGAAATCTGATATTGTTGTTCCGGATGATGATCACGGTCTCTATGCAATTGATATTTTAGATCCATCATGG TTTGTAAAATGTGTGCATTTGACAGAGGTGTATCATTTTCATGACATGATTGACATGCTTGTTGGATGTGGGTATGTTAAAGGAACCACATTGTTTGGATACGGATATGATTTCAGACAAAGCAATAG GATGGACAAGTTAATGGATGGCCTTAAACTCAAGTTGGAAACTGCTTACAAAGCCTCTGGTGGAAGAAAAGTCAATATAATTTCACACTCCATGGGAGGGGTTATGATCTTGTGTTTCATGTCACTTTGCAGAGAT GCATTTTCAAAATATGTGAATAAGTGGATTGCCTTGGCATGCCCTTTCCAAG GAGCCCCGGGGTGCATCAATGATTCTCTATTAACTGGATTAGAATTTGTTGAGGGCTTAGAAAGCTATTTTTTTGTATCAAGGTGGACTTTTCATCAATTG CTAGTTGAGTGTCCATCAATCTACGAGATGTTGGCCAATCCGGATTATAAATGGAAAAAGAACCCAGAAATTAAAGTATGGCGAAAGCATAAAAAGGATGGGAATGAAAACATCAGTTTGGAATCTTATGGACCAACCCAAAGTATCTCTGTATTTGAAGAAGCACTGAGGCACAATGAG CTAAAGTATAATGGGAAATCAATACCACTGCCCTTTAATACAACTATCTTTAAATGGGCTACTGGAACTCGTCAAGTTATAAGTAATGCTAAACTACCAAACGGAGTCTGTTTCTATAACATTTATGGAACATCATTTGAAACACCTTTTGATGTTTG CTATGGTTCGGAAAAATCTCCAGTTGAGGACTTATCTGAAATATGCGAGACATTG CCACAATATTCTTATGTTGATGGTGATGGATCAGTTCCTGTTGAATCTGCCAAG GCCGATGGACTCGAAGCCGTTGAAAGAGTAGGAGTTTGTGCTGATCACCGTGGATTATTACGAGACCAAACTGTATTTAAACTTATTCAGAAATGGTTGGGTGTTGAGCCAGTGGTCAGCAAGCAATTTGAAACATCAAAAGTAGCAGATGCGAATACAATCAACCCTATGGTTCTCTAA